The Dendrosporobacter quercicolus genome window below encodes:
- a CDS encoding CTP synthase, protein MAKYIFVTGGVVSSLGKGITAASLGRLLKSRGLKVTIQKFDPYINIDPGTMSPYQHGEVFVTEDGAETDLDLGHYERFIDINLSKSSNVTAGKIYWSVINKERKGDYLGSTVQVIPHITNEIKARVYQVAKEDSADIVITEIGGTVGDIESLPFLEAIRQVKKEVGRDDVLYIHVTLVPYISAAGELKTKPTQHSVKELRSIGIHPDIIVCRTEHEISADMRDKLALFCDIDVNAVIQNKNAASIYQVPLMMQDEGLDRIVLEKLRLDVGEADMAAWREMVDKIVCPSHLVTIAVVGKYVALQDAYMSVTESLRHAGIANETAIHIKWINSEEIEAAGIQLADYFGDVDGILVPGGFGDRGVEGKIKAIQYARENGIPFFGLCLGMQCAVIEFARNVCRLADAHSTEFNPDTPHPVIDLMPDQVAIEAKGGTMRLGVYPCKVAEGTLTCKAYQAEIIYERHRHRFEFNNAYRDTLEQCGLMIGGTLPNGRLVEIVEVKDHPWFVGTQFHPEFKSRPTNPHPLFRDFVKAALINKK, encoded by the coding sequence ATGGCAAAGTATATTTTTGTTACCGGGGGGGTTGTTTCTTCACTTGGTAAAGGCATTACGGCGGCCTCTTTGGGAAGGCTGCTCAAAAGCCGCGGCCTAAAGGTTACCATTCAGAAATTTGACCCTTATATCAATATTGATCCAGGAACAATGAGCCCATACCAGCACGGGGAAGTATTTGTCACCGAAGACGGCGCCGAGACCGATCTGGATTTAGGTCATTATGAGCGATTTATTGATATAAATTTAAGCAAAAGTTCAAATGTTACTGCCGGCAAGATCTATTGGTCAGTCATTAACAAAGAGCGCAAGGGCGACTACCTGGGCAGTACCGTTCAGGTAATTCCCCACATCACCAATGAGATCAAGGCGCGGGTTTACCAGGTCGCGAAAGAGGACAGCGCCGATATTGTCATTACCGAAATTGGCGGAACTGTCGGCGATATTGAGAGTCTGCCGTTTTTAGAGGCGATTCGCCAGGTGAAAAAAGAAGTTGGCCGCGATGATGTCCTATATATCCATGTAACCCTTGTGCCGTATATTTCAGCCGCCGGTGAACTGAAAACCAAGCCGACCCAGCATAGTGTAAAAGAGCTGCGCAGCATTGGCATCCATCCTGATATTATTGTTTGTCGTACCGAACATGAGATTTCTGCGGACATGCGGGACAAGCTGGCTTTATTTTGCGACATTGATGTCAATGCCGTGATTCAAAATAAAAATGCGGCCAGCATTTACCAGGTTCCGCTGATGATGCAGGACGAAGGACTGGATCGGATCGTACTGGAAAAATTACGCCTTGATGTTGGAGAGGCCGATATGGCTGCCTGGCGGGAGATGGTCGATAAGATTGTCTGTCCTTCCCATCTGGTTACCATCGCTGTAGTTGGGAAATATGTCGCCTTGCAGGATGCCTATATGAGTGTTACCGAGTCACTGCGTCATGCCGGCATCGCCAATGAAACGGCCATTCATATTAAGTGGATCAACTCTGAAGAGATTGAAGCCGCCGGTATTCAGCTTGCCGATTATTTTGGTGATGTTGACGGCATTTTGGTGCCGGGCGGTTTTGGCGATCGCGGTGTTGAGGGCAAAATTAAGGCGATTCAATATGCCCGGGAAAACGGGATACCATTTTTCGGGCTGTGTTTGGGTATGCAATGCGCGGTCATTGAGTTTGCCCGCAATGTCTGCCGGCTGGCCGATGCGCACAGCACTGAGTTTAATCCGGATACGCCGCATCCGGTGATTGATCTTATGCCTGATCAAGTGGCGATCGAAGCCAAAGGAGGGACCATGCGGCTGGGCGTTTATCCCTGTAAGGTGGCCGAGGGAACACTGACCTGTAAGGCCTATCAGGCGGAAATCATCTATGAACGTCATCGGCACAGGTTTGAGTTTAATAATGCCTACCGGGATACCTTGGAACAATGCGGTCTGATGATCGGGGGCACTCTGCCCAATGGACGGTTGGTGGAAATTGTCGAAGTAAAAGACCATCCGTGGTTTGTCGGCACACAATTTCATCCTGAGTTCAAATCGCGTCCGACCAACCCGCACCCCTTATTCAGAGATTTCGTCAAAGCTGCGCTGATCAATAAAAAGTAG
- the rpoE gene encoding DNA-directed RNA polymerase subunit delta, whose amino-acid sequence MMSDIKQTAEVDIAYQILKESGEAIYFRELINQVLAIKARPVHSAAHAISEIHTQINMDSRFSHLGKGMWGLADWSPQSSRRASGEDSTTTDVPTTKRRERLLEEIQQDYVAAASETGEAE is encoded by the coding sequence ATGATGTCAGATATCAAGCAAACTGCGGAAGTGGATATAGCCTATCAAATTTTGAAGGAATCCGGTGAAGCCATATATTTTCGCGAACTGATCAATCAGGTTTTAGCAATAAAGGCCAGACCCGTTCATTCAGCTGCTCACGCCATTTCCGAAATTCATACCCAAATTAATATGGACAGCCGGTTTTCTCATCTGGGGAAGGGCATGTGGGGGCTGGCGGACTGGTCGCCGCAAAGCAGCCGCCGGGCCAGTGGCGAGGATTCTACAACAACTGACGTGCCGACAACCAAGCGGCGGGAACGGCTCTTAGAAGAAATTCAGCAGGATTATGTCGCGGCGGCAAGTGAAACAGGCGAGGCTGAATAA
- a CDS encoding sodium-dependent transporter — MKRETFSSGLAVFLATLGSTVGLGNIWKFPYLTGQYGGGAFLAVYLLCIAFVGLPIMISEFYIGRKTRKNAVGALQALRPGAAWQCIGIMGILSSYLIMLFYSCVAGWVYFYLFKAVKGDFDGITMASAQLQFSEVVLGPAAPIIWQFVVMAVVAAILVMGVRDGIEKITKTLMPLLFILILVCDIRALTLPGASAGIDFLLQVDFGKLTATGVLTALGLAFFKLSLAMGTMITYSSYFTANNNLYATAAKVALSDTLVSLLAGLAIFPTVFSFGLEPSAGPGLLFMTIPLVFSQIPFGNVLLVAFFFLTSIAATTAMLSLLEVPLAYFTEERKMSRPKAAVLNAGLIAAIGILATLSVDKSSLLGAYTLLDRGFFDWFDYLSSNILMPLGGLLTAVFIGHVVRKEDILRELSNDGHLKLGGLFNCYYFTLRYVTPVLLVVVFLHAVGVIG, encoded by the coding sequence GTGAAAAGAGAAACTTTTTCTTCAGGGCTGGCGGTATTTTTGGCTACCCTCGGTTCAACGGTAGGTCTGGGCAACATCTGGAAGTTTCCCTACCTTACCGGACAATACGGCGGCGGCGCTTTTCTGGCGGTTTATTTGCTGTGCATTGCATTTGTCGGCTTGCCGATTATGATTAGTGAATTTTATATCGGCCGTAAAACCAGGAAAAATGCGGTTGGCGCTTTACAGGCCCTGCGCCCTGGCGCCGCCTGGCAGTGTATCGGTATCATGGGTATATTATCCTCTTATCTGATTATGCTTTTTTACAGCTGTGTTGCCGGCTGGGTTTATTTTTATCTCTTTAAGGCCGTTAAAGGTGATTTTGACGGCATTACGATGGCTTCGGCGCAATTGCAATTCAGTGAAGTTGTGCTGGGGCCGGCGGCGCCAATCATCTGGCAGTTTGTCGTTATGGCGGTGGTGGCTGCAATTCTGGTGATGGGCGTGCGAGACGGAATTGAAAAGATTACCAAGACCTTGATGCCGCTATTGTTTATCCTGATTCTGGTGTGCGACATCCGGGCTTTGACTTTGCCGGGCGCGAGTGCGGGAATTGATTTTTTGCTGCAGGTCGATTTTGGAAAATTGACGGCAACCGGGGTTTTAACGGCCTTGGGGCTGGCTTTCTTTAAATTGTCGCTGGCTATGGGGACAATGATCACCTATAGCAGTTACTTTACTGCGAATAATAATTTATACGCCACTGCGGCCAAAGTGGCTTTGTCGGATACGCTGGTCTCGTTATTGGCCGGCCTTGCCATTTTTCCAACGGTGTTTTCGTTCGGGCTGGAGCCCAGCGCCGGGCCTGGTTTGTTATTTATGACCATTCCACTGGTGTTTTCCCAAATACCTTTCGGTAATGTGCTGCTGGTGGCCTTTTTCTTTTTGACCTCAATTGCGGCAACTACCGCAATGTTGTCATTATTAGAAGTTCCCCTGGCTTATTTCACCGAGGAACGCAAAATGTCCAGGCCTAAGGCCGCTGTTTTGAACGCCGGGCTGATTGCGGCCATTGGCATTCTAGCCACATTATCCGTGGATAAAAGCAGCCTGCTGGGTGCTTACACACTTTTGGACCGGGGCTTCTTTGACTGGTTCGATTATCTGTCTTCTAATATCCTGATGCCTTTGGGCGGGCTGTTGACCGCCGTCTTTATCGGTCATGTTGTCCGGAAAGAAGATATCCTGCGGGAGCTGTCCAATGATGGACATCTCAAGCTGGGCGGGCTTTTTAACTGCTATTATTTTACCCTGCGGTATGTAACGCCGGTTTTATTGGTTGTCGTATTTTTGCATGCAGTTGGTGTGATCGGCTAG
- the larA gene encoding nickel-dependent lactate racemase, with translation MADIKIPYGKGHLIAAIPDSKLEGVLESKSHHYHPEAGERELVQQALENPIGSARLRDLAKDKSKIVIIASDHTRPVPSKIMAPVMLAEIRAGNPHADITFLIATGFHRLTTKEELISKFGEEIVANEKIVVHNAFDPDIMVNIGKLPSGGDIVINKLAVEADLLISEGFIEPHFFAGFSGGRKSVLPGVVSKVTVLANHNSRFIVHENARTGILEGNPIHIDMLYAAKTAKLAFIVNVIIDADKKIIKAYAGDVEQAHLAGTGFAGELARVSAKPADIVITSNGGYPLDQNIYQAVKGMTAAEASCKPGGVIIICAACNDGHGGEAFYRWFTEAKDAQAVMDKIMAIEPENTIADQWEAQILARVLLKHTVIMVSDECDPKLITDMKMKVAKTLPEAIALAEHIAGADARYTVIPDGVSVIVR, from the coding sequence ATGGCTGACATTAAAATTCCCTACGGCAAAGGTCATCTGATCGCTGCTATTCCGGACAGTAAGCTGGAAGGAGTGCTGGAATCCAAATCACATCACTATCACCCTGAGGCCGGCGAGCGTGAGCTGGTACAGCAAGCCCTGGAAAACCCAATTGGTTCGGCCCGGCTGAGAGATTTGGCAAAAGATAAAAGCAAAATAGTGATTATTGCCAGTGACCACACCAGGCCGGTTCCCAGTAAAATTATGGCGCCCGTAATGCTGGCCGAAATCCGGGCCGGCAATCCGCACGCGGATATCACCTTTTTAATTGCGACCGGGTTTCACCGCTTAACAACCAAAGAAGAATTGATCAGCAAATTTGGTGAGGAAATTGTTGCCAATGAAAAAATAGTTGTTCATAATGCGTTTGATCCTGATATTATGGTCAACATTGGGAAATTACCTTCAGGCGGGGATATTGTTATTAATAAGCTGGCTGTAGAGGCCGATTTGTTAATTTCGGAAGGCTTTATTGAACCTCACTTTTTTGCCGGCTTCTCTGGTGGACGAAAGAGCGTACTGCCTGGAGTTGTAAGTAAAGTAACTGTGCTGGCCAATCACAACTCCCGGTTTATCGTTCATGAAAACGCCAGAACCGGGATTCTGGAAGGCAATCCGATTCATATTGATATGCTGTATGCGGCAAAAACAGCCAAGCTGGCCTTTATTGTCAATGTGATTATTGATGCTGACAAAAAAATTATCAAAGCCTATGCCGGTGATGTTGAACAGGCTCATCTGGCCGGAACCGGGTTTGCCGGGGAATTGGCCCGGGTGAGCGCTAAACCGGCGGATATCGTCATTACTTCTAATGGGGGCTATCCGCTGGATCAGAATATTTATCAGGCCGTAAAAGGAATGACCGCCGCTGAGGCAAGCTGCAAGCCGGGCGGCGTCATTATCATCTGTGCGGCGTGTAATGACGGGCATGGCGGCGAGGCCTTCTATCGCTGGTTTACTGAGGCCAAAGATGCCCAGGCGGTCATGGATAAAATTATGGCGATTGAACCCGAAAACACCATTGCCGATCAATGGGAGGCTCAAATTTTGGCGCGGGTACTGCTTAAACATACGGTAATTATGGTATCGGATGAGTGCGATCCCAAGCTGATTACCGATATGAAGATGAAAGTGGCCAAAACCCTGCCTGAAGCCATCGCCCTGGCCGAGCACATCGCCGGAGCGGATGCCCGCTATACTGTTATACCGGACGGGGTTTCGGTCATTGTACGGTAA
- a CDS encoding methyl-accepting chemotaxis protein, translated as MAEYTISPNLAAEIVKFVAGKTGYPMIICDDSGTVIADTVGGTRLGAVHSGARKILQGLTDEYAVSAEEALQNPQVREGYSCVIVIDGARVGTFGITGSVEVVKPLTQLAATIVGYRIKEDMQKQAVARVVELVSENVRQAAAAVQEISASSEELASTTDDVVTVSNESAQKVKDTGKILDMSRGIATQTKLLSLNASIEAARAGSHGRGFAVVAQEMQKLAQNSADATEKINVILQEIQTAIQKVIDGINQSARITNDQARAMQDILGRVDSVQSSTAELVSMFNKK; from the coding sequence ATGGCTGAATATACGATTAGCCCCAATTTAGCAGCGGAAATTGTAAAGTTTGTTGCCGGTAAAACCGGTTATCCAATGATTATTTGCGATGATTCCGGTACAGTGATTGCGGATACGGTAGGCGGAACCAGGCTTGGAGCCGTACATAGCGGAGCACGGAAGATCCTGCAGGGACTGACGGATGAGTATGCGGTTTCCGCTGAAGAAGCGCTGCAAAACCCTCAGGTCCGGGAAGGCTACAGCTGTGTTATCGTCATTGACGGAGCGCGGGTTGGCACGTTTGGTATCACCGGCTCGGTCGAGGTCGTCAAGCCGCTCACGCAGTTAGCGGCAACCATTGTTGGCTACCGGATCAAAGAAGATATGCAAAAGCAGGCGGTAGCCAGAGTCGTGGAGCTGGTATCGGAGAATGTCCGGCAGGCTGCCGCGGCTGTACAGGAAATATCAGCCTCGTCCGAGGAACTTGCGTCAACTACGGATGATGTAGTTACCGTATCTAACGAATCGGCGCAAAAGGTTAAGGACACCGGTAAAATTCTGGATATGAGCCGGGGCATTGCCACACAGACAAAATTACTTAGCCTTAATGCGTCAATTGAGGCGGCCAGGGCGGGCAGCCATGGCCGGGGCTTTGCGGTTGTGGCTCAGGAAATGCAGAAACTGGCGCAAAACAGTGCTGATGCAACCGAAAAAATCAATGTTATTTTACAGGAAATTCAAACTGCGATTCAAAAGGTCATTGATGGGATCAATCAGTCCGCCCGGATTACCAATGACCAGGCCAGAGCAATGCAGGATATTCTTGGCAGGGTGGACTCAGTGCAGTCTTCGACTGCGGAGCTTGTGAGTATGTTTAATAAAAAATAG
- a CDS encoding DUF1934 domain-containing protein: MNKVIVSVVGVQTDVYGEENRIELVTVGRRQLKNGINYITYHDSQSYGMDGTDTLLKVGGDCVTLVRKGRVEHTQKFKRRETNSSLYRTPYGDMTLTILTNNLDICFGAVSGTIDISYDLMVDGQWQSANHLYIKVCADNNVCRAIN, translated from the coding sequence ATGAATAAAGTTATAGTTTCGGTGGTGGGCGTCCAAACAGATGTTTATGGCGAAGAGAATCGCATTGAATTGGTTACGGTAGGGCGGCGGCAGCTTAAGAACGGCATCAATTATATCACGTATCATGACAGCCAGTCCTACGGAATGGACGGAACAGATACGCTCTTAAAGGTTGGCGGCGATTGTGTAACCCTGGTTCGCAAGGGCCGGGTGGAGCATACGCAGAAATTTAAGCGGCGGGAAACCAATTCCAGTTTGTACCGCACACCTTATGGCGATATGACTTTGACGATTCTAACAAACAATTTAGATATATGTTTTGGCGCGGTCTCAGGTACGATTGATATTAGTTACGATCTGATGGTAGATGGTCAGTGGCAGAGCGCCAATCATCTGTATATTAAAGTGTGCGCCGATAACAATGTTTGCAGAGCCATTAATTGA
- a CDS encoding SpoIID/LytB domain-containing protein, whose product MLKNKNVNYAIIAVILVLAVAGAYALLRPPAPKPAPPAPMEQAPQTPGKTVEPIPGVPQFDVGKYKAEPTVTVWRADKGTIESMSMEKYIEGVIAQEMQPEWPVEALAAQAIASRTLTVNAIEAGTIRRLHNADVSTAKEELQAFAPEKVNDNVREAVRRTRGQILLYGGGLVNAIYSSCNGQIAATKEESFPKEIPHPAPYFQPVKDNCFAYAPDNIKSWTVKIPGTEVAAAVGYNGRPGDIKILEKGPSGRILYIGAGSQKVYGAEFRKAVGFDRLKSTLITDMIYDGKDFTFKGLGWGNGVGLCQWGAYTFAKQGKDFQEILTHYYTDAEVVKLYQ is encoded by the coding sequence ATGCTAAAGAATAAAAATGTTAATTATGCAATTATCGCGGTGATCCTTGTCCTAGCCGTTGCGGGAGCTTATGCCTTATTACGGCCTCCTGCCCCCAAGCCCGCGCCGCCGGCGCCGATGGAGCAGGCTCCGCAGACGCCGGGTAAAACGGTGGAACCAATCCCGGGCGTGCCGCAGTTTGACGTCGGAAAATATAAAGCAGAGCCAACCGTTACAGTGTGGCGGGCCGATAAAGGAACCATTGAAAGCATGTCGATGGAAAAATATATTGAGGGAGTAATCGCTCAGGAAATGCAGCCGGAGTGGCCGGTCGAGGCACTGGCAGCACAGGCGATAGCTTCACGGACTTTGACCGTTAATGCCATTGAGGCGGGAACAATCAGGCGGCTGCATAACGCTGACGTCAGTACAGCAAAAGAAGAATTGCAGGCCTTTGCCCCGGAGAAAGTCAATGATAATGTCCGGGAAGCAGTCCGGCGCACCAGAGGACAAATCCTGCTTTATGGCGGTGGTTTGGTAAATGCAATTTATAGTTCGTGTAATGGTCAGATTGCCGCTACCAAAGAGGAGAGCTTTCCCAAAGAGATTCCTCACCCGGCGCCATATTTTCAACCGGTAAAGGATAACTGTTTCGCCTATGCGCCTGATAATATCAAATCCTGGACGGTCAAAATTCCCGGGACTGAAGTAGCGGCGGCGGTTGGCTACAATGGCCGGCCCGGCGATATAAAAATCCTGGAAAAGGGTCCTTCCGGCCGGATTCTTTATATTGGCGCCGGCAGCCAGAAGGTCTATGGAGCTGAGTTCCGCAAAGCGGTTGGCTTTGACCGCTTAAAATCAACCTTGATTACCGACATGATTTATGACGGCAAAGACTTTACGTTTAAAGGCCTGGGGTGGGGCAATGGCGTAGGGCTGTGCCAATGGGGCGCTTATACTTTTGCCAAGCAGGGGAAAGATTTTCAGGAAATATTGACGCATTACTATACAGATGCCGAAGTTGTTAAGCTATATCAATAA
- the argS gene encoding arginine--tRNA ligase yields the protein MDIKELLHNAVMKAARQAIADGAFSADELPEIVLEVPPQKEFGDYATNFALQAARAARTKPRAIADAIVLRLHESWLDKAEIAGPGFINFYLKADWLYQSLAAILADGREYGNTTAGAGKRVQIEFVSANPTGPLHVGHGRGAAVGSALANLLKAAGYEVEREYYINDAGNQIDHLAASVNARYLALLGQPAEFPADGYHGRDIIDTAQRIIDHEGDIYLKMSADERLAAFKELALKEKLAALKEDLQAFNVEFDAWFSERTLHQSGAISETCQLLKDNGSIYEQDGALWLKSTAYGDDKDRVVIRENGVPTYLAADIAYHRNKAERGFGSLINIWGADHHGYICRVKAALAALGYDAAMLEVLVLQMVSLYRDGELVKMSKRTGQSVTLTELIEEVGCDAARFFFIMRSIDSQLDFDLDLAKARSNENPVYYIQYAHARIASIFRQADEAGIDRRWSGCDFRVLAAPPEIDLIKKMGEYPDEISYAALERAPHRVARYVYELAGLFHAFYNQCRIVGVEPELAVARLALVTAVQNTIRHALTILGITAPEKM from the coding sequence TTGGATATTAAGGAATTATTACATAACGCTGTCATGAAAGCCGCGCGGCAGGCTATTGCTGACGGGGCTTTTAGTGCTGATGAACTGCCGGAAATAGTATTGGAAGTACCGCCTCAGAAGGAATTCGGTGATTATGCCACCAATTTCGCCTTGCAGGCTGCGCGGGCTGCCCGTACCAAACCGCGGGCAATTGCCGACGCTATTGTACTGAGGCTGCATGAGAGCTGGCTTGACAAAGCGGAGATTGCCGGACCTGGTTTTATCAATTTTTATTTGAAAGCAGACTGGTTGTATCAGTCCCTGGCTGCGATTTTAGCTGACGGCAGAGAGTATGGCAATACAACAGCCGGGGCAGGCAAGCGAGTTCAGATTGAGTTTGTCAGCGCTAATCCTACCGGTCCGCTGCATGTCGGACACGGGCGGGGCGCCGCTGTCGGAAGCGCCCTGGCCAACTTGCTGAAAGCGGCCGGTTATGAGGTTGAGCGGGAGTATTATATCAACGACGCCGGCAATCAAATTGATCATCTGGCAGCGTCAGTCAATGCCCGCTATTTAGCGTTATTGGGTCAGCCTGCCGAATTTCCGGCAGATGGCTATCATGGCCGGGATATCATTGATACAGCGCAGCGCATTATTGATCATGAGGGCGATATATATCTAAAAATGTCCGCCGACGAGCGCCTGGCGGCATTTAAAGAATTGGCGCTGAAGGAAAAACTGGCAGCTCTTAAAGAAGATTTGCAGGCGTTTAATGTAGAATTTGATGCATGGTTCAGTGAACGCACTTTACACCAAAGCGGCGCGATCAGTGAAACCTGCCAGTTGTTAAAGGATAATGGCAGCATCTATGAACAGGATGGGGCATTATGGCTGAAATCAACTGCCTATGGCGATGATAAGGACCGGGTGGTAATCCGGGAAAATGGCGTTCCAACCTATCTGGCTGCAGATATTGCCTATCATCGCAATAAAGCCGAACGGGGCTTTGGATCGCTGATTAATATTTGGGGCGCTGATCATCATGGCTATATTTGCCGGGTCAAGGCTGCGCTGGCGGCATTGGGATATGACGCCGCCATGCTGGAGGTTCTGGTACTGCAAATGGTAAGCCTGTACCGGGACGGAGAGCTGGTCAAAATGTCTAAACGGACCGGGCAAAGCGTAACGCTTACTGAACTTATCGAAGAGGTTGGCTGTGATGCCGCCAGATTTTTCTTTATTATGCGTTCCATTGACAGCCAGCTTGATTTTGATCTGGATTTAGCCAAAGCCCGCTCCAATGAAAACCCGGTGTACTACATCCAGTATGCTCATGCCCGGATTGCCAGCATATTCCGTCAGGCTGACGAGGCCGGGATCGACCGGCGGTGGTCCGGCTGTGACTTTCGTGTTTTAGCGGCCCCGCCTGAAATTGATCTGATAAAAAAAATGGGAGAATATCCGGACGAAATATCCTATGCGGCGCTGGAGCGGGCGCCGCACCGGGTGGCTCGCTATGTTTACGAGCTGGCCGGCTTATTCCATGCTTTTTACAATCAGTGCCGGATTGTCGGCGTCGAGCCTGAACTGGCTGTTGCCAGGCTGGCTTTGGTTACGGCAGTTCAAAATACCATCCGGCATGCCTTGACCATTCTGGGCATTACGGCGCCGGAAAAGATGTAG
- a CDS encoding DUF2156 domain-containing protein, with the protein MQDKPVFDEFFRQQYYENAHFNFTNLFMWRNAYQIEWAIEEDFLYARAAWGDQKYVLQPFGPQQQLGKAMGKWLEYFRKLDFPLVMSGVEAGPAAIIEQMMPGKFIISSDRDNYDYVYRVQDLIDLKGRSYHSKKNHVNSFRKNYSNYQYLPLTQELIPQCIDNIIEWCRKHGCYKDPMLLAEKNAIIEILNNFELLQLTGGIIVIDGKVEAFSFGEQLNTDTAVIHVEKANPEIKGAYAAINQEFCKNSWSHLAYINREEDMGIPGLRKAKQSYHPVKMVEKYIITQKGK; encoded by the coding sequence TTGCAGGATAAACCCGTCTTTGACGAGTTTTTCCGTCAACAATATTACGAAAACGCCCATTTCAATTTTACCAATCTGTTTATGTGGCGAAATGCCTATCAAATAGAGTGGGCTATTGAAGAAGACTTTTTATATGCCCGGGCCGCCTGGGGCGACCAGAAATATGTTTTGCAGCCGTTCGGACCGCAGCAGCAATTGGGGAAGGCGATGGGAAAATGGCTGGAATATTTTCGGAAACTTGATTTTCCGCTTGTCATGAGCGGGGTGGAAGCCGGGCCGGCCGCAATCATTGAGCAAATGATGCCCGGCAAGTTTATCATCAGCAGTGACCGGGATAATTATGACTATGTTTACCGGGTGCAGGACTTAATTGATTTAAAAGGGCGCAGCTATCATTCTAAGAAAAATCATGTAAACAGCTTTCGCAAAAACTACAGCAATTATCAATATTTGCCGCTGACGCAGGAGTTAATTCCGCAATGTATTGATAATATTATCGAATGGTGTAGAAAACACGGCTGTTATAAAGACCCGATGCTATTGGCCGAAAAAAATGCAATTATTGAAATTCTGAACAATTTTGAACTGCTGCAGCTTACCGGCGGGATCATTGTCATTGACGGTAAGGTCGAGGCCTTTAGTTTCGGAGAACAGCTCAATACGGACACTGCCGTAATTCATGTTGAAAAAGCCAATCCGGAGATTAAGGGAGCATATGCCGCCATTAATCAGGAGTTTTGTAAAAACAGCTGGAGCCATCTGGCGTATATCAACCGGGAAGAGGATATGGGCATTCCCGGTTTGAGAAAAGCCAAACAAAGTTATCATCCTGTTAAAATGGTGGAGAAATATATCATTACCCAAAAAGGCAAATAG
- the sppA gene encoding signal peptide peptidase SppA: MHKKTVVFILAVVIIISLGVLAFTGSGMKRRDGDTDKIAVIYIDGVIIGGRGQSSLLAESGGTDYLIRQLHEARDDKSVKAILLRINSPGGSAPASQEVGEEIKKIRAGGKLVVTSMGDVAASGGYWLAACSDKIYANPSTLTGSIGVYMPYTNWEELYEKIGVRQEKIKSGPHKDILSPERPMTVEERAIIQTMVDDMYNQFVVIVSEGRKMEPERVRQLADGRIYTGNQAKELGLVDELGNMYDAIDGTAQLAGIKGKPVLKEFGKSGPWQMLLGVGSKLELIDKVLLNLTENQLPMTAPLAIPIKW; encoded by the coding sequence ATGCACAAGAAGACTGTGGTTTTTATCCTGGCTGTAGTAATTATTATTTCACTGGGGGTACTGGCTTTTACCGGTTCCGGCATGAAGCGGCGGGATGGAGATACGGATAAGATAGCTGTTATCTATATTGACGGCGTTATTATCGGCGGGCGCGGTCAAAGCAGTCTGCTTGCCGAATCAGGCGGGACCGACTATTTAATCAGGCAATTGCATGAGGCGCGGGATGACAAAAGTGTCAAAGCCATCCTTTTGCGTATCAACAGTCCGGGCGGCAGCGCTCCGGCTTCTCAGGAAGTGGGTGAGGAAATTAAAAAAATCCGGGCGGGCGGCAAGCTCGTGGTTACTTCAATGGGCGATGTGGCGGCGTCCGGCGGCTACTGGCTGGCAGCTTGTTCCGATAAAATTTATGCCAATCCCTCGACCTTGACCGGCAGTATCGGCGTTTACATGCCTTATACGAACTGGGAAGAGTTGTATGAAAAAATTGGCGTCAGGCAGGAAAAGATAAAAAGCGGTCCGCATAAAGACATACTGTCGCCGGAGCGTCCGATGACCGTTGAAGAACGGGCTATTATTCAAACGATGGTTGACGATATGTATAACCAGTTTGTCGTTATTGTGTCTGAAGGCCGCAAAATGGAACCTGAGCGCGTTCGCCAGTTGGCCGACGGGCGTATTTATACCGGCAATCAGGCTAAAGAGCTGGGGTTGGTGGACGAACTTGGCAACATGTATGACGCAATTGACGGAACAGCGCAGCTTGCCGGCATTAAAGGCAAACCGGTGCTTAAGGAATTTGGCAAAAGCGGTCCGTGGCAGATGCTGCTTGGGGTCGGCAGTAAGCTGGAACTGATTGATAAAGTGTTGTTAAACCTGACGGAAAATCAATTGCCAATGACTGCCCCGCTGGCTATTCCGATAAAATGGTAG